In the genome of Deltaproteobacteria bacterium, the window GAGGCCGCCGGCCTCCCCGGCGGCGGATTCGGGAGGAGATCTCTTTGTCGAGTGGGAGGTCGTGGAGATCGACGACCCATACGGCAAGGGGCAGGACTACAAGAAAATCGTTCTCACCCTCTATGACGACCGGCTGGACGACAATGCCTGGCCCCTTGGGTTGAGTGACCTCGACGCCGAAGTCGATCCTGTGGAGCGGGTCATTACTCTGACCACGATCATGACTCCGTAGGTTGGTTTTCTATGATCGCCTCTATTGCCGAGAGAAAGGCCTCCTGGCCCCTGACGGGGCGGAGGGGTACCGTTCTCGTCGAACTCCTCGTTGCATCGGCCATTCTCGTTGTGGTGATTCTGGGGGTCTCCACCCTTTTCCTCGGGAACATAAGGGCCTTTGACAGGGGAAAGGATCAGATGGAACTTCAGAGGATCGGGTCCCTGGTTATGGAGGGAATGACTCGTGCCCTCCAGGAGGGCAGCCGGGTGGCGGGGAATTACTACGATGACACATCAGGTGCATTTCGGGCTATTCAGATCTTCTATCCTGGAGAGCCCTTCTTCGATTCGAACCACAACGGAGTCTGCGACAGTGGAGAGGACTTTATCGATTTGAATGGGGATGGAGTCTGGAACCCTGCGAGCGGGCCGGAGGCCAACGCCATGCCTACGGTCTATTTCGAGTTCGATACGGGCAACGAAACGATCCAAAAAGGGACGGAAGAAGCCGACAGCACTCCCTGGGACGCCCTCACGAACGACATTACAAGGGGCTCGATCCGATGTGACCACCTCGGCTTCGTTATTTCATTGGACGGCCGGACAGTTGGCATCGCTTTGACGATCCGAAACGACATGAACACCGGTGACCAGACAGACGACTTAAGCATGGCTTTTGCCTCCTCCGTGAATCTGAGGGAGTGAACATGGGGAAGCCGGTGGAGAAAATGGTTATCTCGTCCTCTCCCGGTAACGGCCCTCAAGGGAAGAGGGCTCTTTCCCAGGAAAACGGCCTTTTCCTTTCCACGGGGAGAGATATCCGGGGATACGCCCTGATCATGGCCGTGGTCTTTGTCTTCTTCCTCACGATGTTCGGCTTTGCCTTCTATCATCTGGCTGAAACCGATGTGGACCTCGTGGCAGACCTGTCGAACTCCCTTGAGGCCTTCTATGCGGCAGAGACCGGTCTGGAAAAGACGGGATGGATCATGAGGCACCGCCCGGCTATTGAACAGGCGGGCCCCTTTGCCAATCTCAACCCATTCAGCCCCGCCTTCTATACAGGAAACGGGTTCGAGGACTTCCGGCAAGTAGCCCACGGCAACTCGAGCCAGGAGGGGGACTACGGGAGAGGCCTTCTTTCATCCGCGAGCTCGCCCTTTCCCCCGTACTTCAGGATCAACTCCATAGACGCGCGAGTGGTCGACGAGGCGGATCCGAGGCTCATGACCTCCGTCCGGGTCAAGGTCCTGGGAGCCGTCGATGTCGACGGTGACGGAGTTGCAGGTCTCACCGGCACTGATTCAGAAGGCTTTCCTGTCGACCACGATGACGTGAACCGGACGTTCGATGCCGTCATCGGCCTGCCTGGCTCCCTGGCCGAGAACGTTTCTATCGGCTCACCCGTCTTTTATGACGATGCCGGGACGGAGATCACCGGCTTTCCTCTCCTCTACACAAGGCTGGTCACGCAGGACGGATACGATGTGCCGGCTGAGAGCGGTTTCTTCTACTGGCATAAGTCCGATCCGGTGACAGGTTGGGACCGTTTCGATTACGTCCTTGGGAGGCCGATGAAGAAGGGGGAGATAAGACTCCCTCCGGGACTATTTGACGAAACGGGGGGTCCCCGTGCGGCCTATTTCTCGGCGGCCGATGCGAGACAGTACGCGGGAGATCAGGTATTCGACAGAGGAAACGACCCCACCCGGGGGACCAGTGGCAGAGAGGTCGTCTACGTTGATGGAAACGTGGTGATCCAGGACGTGGACTTTGGGCACCTCGATAACGATGGCAACCTCAGAGGCTGCGACTGGAACGCAACCGATGTCGCCGTCATTTCTACCGGAACCATTACCGCAAAGAACATCCACTGTGGAAACGTGGGCCGCCTTACCCTCATTGCCCGGGACATCCTTCTGGTGGGCAGCTATGACACACGGATAAACGGGATCGCCCTGGCGAGCGGGTCTGTCATCCTCGACGATCAGGAGACTGTGGGGAACCCTCATGGGTGTCCGAGAGGTGTGTTGAAAAACGAGAGTTCCCAAGAGCCGCTTCGTTACACCGCCTATTTCATGGGGACAATACTGGCTGGCACGAGCATCAGGCTGAAAAATGCGGGGTGGACAGTACTTCTTGACGAGAAGGCTATCAACGGCCTCATGTATGACGCCACCCTCTCAAAACCGACAAAGGTCTATGAAACCGCCGAGAACGAAGACGGGAATTTTCCTTACCCCAGATGGATAAAGCATGGCGGCGAATTGGGGGTCGAGCAGGAATCGTATACACCCGAGGAGATCGGGGCTGGCGAGGGGGCTTCGTGGGACTCCGGAGGTGATGACACTCCCGACGTGATGCGGGTCTTTCAGGAGACTGTTTGGAATTCGGCAGATGAAAGACACGATTTTGGACTCGAGGACTCCGTGGAACTCGACTTTGAGGACATCGGGATCGGACTCCAGGACTTGTCGTACTATCCGGTGCTGACCTTCTGGATGTCCCTTGACAACTTCAGAAGAACTTCAGGATCGAGAGAGACCCTTCGGATGTTCTATTTCTTCTTACAACTGCAAGACGACTACGACAAGAATGCCTTCTTTAGCCTTTCGGAGGGAGAATCTCTTTATGACGATATGAACAGCCCGGGGGAGGGGGCATGGAAGAAGGTGCGAATACCCCTGGCAGGGGTTGACCCCACCAGCGATTTCAATATCAAACTCGTGGACGAAATCAGGCTCGACTTCTACGGCTTAACGATCAGCTGGTACAACCAAGAAGATATTCGACAATGGATCGACTACGATCCGGATAACACGGATTACGGCTATGACGGGCAATTCGTCTTCCACCTGGGAGAGCCGGACACCTATGGCAACGACAGCTACCCGGTCAGATTCTGGCCTCCGGGAGCAGCCACCTATCACTGACCCTACTATACGGACGCCGGAGGCGACCCCTATGACACTGCTTTGAGTCCGGATGATGATCCTCATGACCACTGGATCAAGTGGAATCCTGACCCCGCAGATCCCGCCACCATGGAGAACCTCTGTTTCGAGAAAGAATT includes:
- a CDS encoding pilus assembly PilX N-terminal domain-containing protein — protein: MGKPVEKMVISSSPGNGPQGKRALSQENGLFLSTGRDIRGYALIMAVVFVFFLTMFGFAFYHLAETDVDLVADLSNSLEAFYAAETGLEKTGWIMRHRPAIEQAGPFANLNPFSPAFYTGNGFEDFRQVAHGNSSQEGDYGRGLLSSASSPFPPYFRINSIDARVVDEADPRLMTSVRVKVLGAVDVDGDGVAGLTGTDSEGFPVDHDDVNRTFDAVIGLPGSLAENVSIGSPVFYDDAGTEITGFPLLYTRLVTQDGYDVPAESGFFYWHKSDPVTGWDRFDYVLGRPMKKGEIRLPPGLFDETGGPRAAYFSAADARQYAGDQVFDRGNDPTRGTSGREVVYVDGNVVIQDVDFGHLDNDGNLRGCDWNATDVAVISTGTITAKNIHCGNVGRLTLIARDILLVGSYDTRINGIALASGSVILDDQETVGNPHGCPRGVLKNESSQEPLRYTAYFMGTILAGTSIRLKNAGWTVLLDEKAINGLMYDATLSKPTKVYETAENEDGNFPYPRWIKHGGELGVEQESYTPEEIGAGEGASWDSGGDDTPDVMRVFQETVWNSADERHDFGLEDSVELDFEDIGIGLQDLSYYPVLTFWMSLDNFRRTSGSRETLRMFYFFLQLQDDYDKNAFFSLSEGESLYDDMNSPGEGAWKKVRIPLAGVDPTSDFNIKLVDEIRLDFYGLTISWYNQEDIRQWIDYDPDNTDYGYDGQFVFHLGEPDTYGNDSYPVRFWPPGAATYH